From Pseudomonas asiatica, the proteins below share one genomic window:
- the rpsJ gene encoding 30S ribosomal protein S10 — protein MQNQQIRIRLKAFDHRLIDQSTQEIVETAKRTGAQVRGPIPLPTRKERFTVLVSPHVNKDARDQYEIRTHKRVLDIVQPTDKTVDALMKLDLAAGVEVQISLG, from the coding sequence ATGCAAAATCAGCAAATCCGTATCAGGTTGAAGGCTTTCGACCATCGCCTGATCGACCAATCCACCCAGGAAATCGTGGAAACCGCGAAACGTACTGGTGCACAAGTGCGTGGTCCAATTCCACTGCCTACCCGCAAAGAGCGTTTCACCGTTCTGGTTTCCCCGCACGTCAACAAAGACGCGCGTGACCAGTACGAGATCCGCACTCATAAGCGTGTTCTGGACATCGTCCAGCCAACGGATAAAACCGTTGATGCGCTGATGAAGCTTGATCTGGCGGCAGGTGTGGAAGTACAGATCAGCCTCGGCTAA
- the rpsN gene encoding 30S ribosomal protein S14 yields MAKKSMKNRELKRQLTVAKYAKKRAELKATIVNLNASPEERFAAVVALQKQPRDASASRLRNRCRLTGRPHGVYRKFGLGRNMLRQAAMRGDVPGLVKASW; encoded by the coding sequence ATGGCCAAGAAGAGCATGAAAAACCGCGAGCTGAAGCGTCAGCTCACGGTAGCCAAGTACGCCAAAAAGCGTGCCGAGCTGAAAGCGACCATCGTCAACCTGAACGCCTCTCCTGAAGAGCGTTTCGCTGCCGTTGTCGCCCTGCAGAAGCAGCCACGTGATGCCAGCGCTTCGCGTCTGCGCAACCGTTGCCGCCTGACCGGTCGTCCTCACGGTGTATACCGTAAGTTCGGCCTGGGCCGTAACATGCTGCGTCAAGCTGCAATGCGCGGTGACGTACCAGGTCTGGTCAAGGCCTCCTGGTAA
- the rplX gene encoding 50S ribosomal protein L24 — translation MQKIRRDDEIIVIAGKDKGKRGKVLKVLADNRLVVGGVNLVKRHTKPNPMAGVQGGIVEKEAPLHASNVAIFNGETNKADRVGFKVEDGKKIRVFKSTQKAVDA, via the coding sequence ATGCAAAAGATTCGTCGTGACGACGAGATCATCGTGATCGCCGGCAAAGACAAAGGTAAGCGCGGTAAGGTGCTGAAGGTTCTGGCTGACAACCGTCTGGTTGTTGGTGGTGTGAACCTGGTCAAGCGTCATACCAAGCCTAACCCGATGGCGGGCGTACAGGGCGGTATCGTCGAAAAAGAAGCGCCTCTGCACGCTTCCAACGTTGCCATCTTCAACGGCGAAACCAACAAGGCTGACCGCGTTGGTTTCAAAGTAGAAGACGGTAAAAAAATTCGTGTCTTCAAGTCGACCCAAAAAGCGGTTGATGCTTGA
- the rplN gene encoding 50S ribosomal protein L14 → MIQTQSMLDVADNSGARRVMCIKVLGGSHRRYAGIGDIIKVTVKEAIPRGKVKKGQVMTAVVVRTRHGVRRADGSIIRFDGNAAVLLNNKQEPIGTRIFGPVTRELRTEKFMKIVSLAPEVL, encoded by the coding sequence ATGATTCAGACTCAATCCATGCTCGATGTGGCCGATAACAGCGGCGCTCGTCGCGTCATGTGCATCAAGGTGCTCGGTGGTTCGCACCGCCGTTACGCCGGCATCGGTGACATCATCAAGGTAACCGTCAAGGAAGCAATTCCGCGCGGTAAGGTCAAGAAAGGCCAAGTGATGACTGCTGTTGTCGTGCGCACCCGTCACGGTGTTCGTCGCGCTGACGGTTCCATCATTCGTTTCGACGGCAACGCTGCTGTTCTGCTGAACAACAAGCAAGAGCCGATCGGCACTCGCATCTTCGGGCCAGTGACCCGTGAACTTCGTACCGAGAAGTTCATGAAGATCGTCTCGCTCGCCCCTGAAGTGCTGTAA
- the rplF gene encoding 50S ribosomal protein L6 yields MSRVAKNPVKLPAGVEVKFAGQQLSVKGAKGTLELNVHSSVEVTEESGELRFVARNGDQQARAMAGTTRALVNNMVQGVSQGFERKLQLVGVGYKAQAKGTVLNLALGFSHPVDYELPAGITAETPSQTDILIKGIDKQLVGQVAAEIRDFRPPEPYKGKGVRYADEVVRRKEAKKK; encoded by the coding sequence ATGTCTCGCGTCGCTAAGAACCCCGTTAAGCTGCCAGCAGGCGTCGAAGTCAAATTCGCCGGCCAGCAGCTTTCGGTGAAGGGTGCCAAAGGCACTCTCGAACTGAACGTTCACTCGTCTGTTGAAGTTACCGAAGAGTCTGGCGAGCTGCGTTTCGTCGCTCGTAACGGTGACCAGCAAGCTCGCGCCATGGCCGGTACCACCCGCGCTCTGGTGAACAACATGGTCCAGGGCGTAAGCCAAGGCTTCGAGCGCAAGCTCCAGCTGGTCGGTGTTGGTTACAAGGCACAGGCCAAGGGCACCGTCCTGAACCTGGCCCTGGGCTTCTCGCACCCAGTGGACTACGAACTGCCAGCCGGTATCACCGCTGAAACCCCAAGCCAGACCGACATCCTGATCAAGGGTATCGACAAGCAGCTGGTGGGTCAGGTGGCCGCTGAAATCCGCGACTTCCGTCCGCCAGAGCCTTACAAAGGCAAGGGTGTGCGTTACGCGGACGAAGTAGTCCGTCGTAAAGAAGCCAAGAAGAAGTAG
- the rpsH gene encoding 30S ribosomal protein S8, with translation MSMQDPLADMLTRIRNAQMAEKSVVSMPSSTLKVAVAKVLKDEGYIAGYQVTGEAKPSLSIELKYFEGRPVIEELKRSSRPGLRQYKSVAELPKVRGGLGVSIVSTNKGVMTDRAARAAGVGGEVLCTVF, from the coding sequence ATGAGTATGCAGGACCCGTTAGCGGACATGCTAACTCGCATCCGTAATGCCCAGATGGCTGAAAAGTCCGTCGTAAGCATGCCTTCCTCCACCCTGAAGGTCGCGGTTGCCAAAGTTCTGAAAGACGAAGGTTACATCGCCGGCTACCAGGTAACTGGTGAGGCCAAGCCTTCCCTGTCGATCGAACTGAAGTACTTCGAAGGCCGTCCGGTCATCGAGGAACTGAAGCGCTCCAGCCGTCCAGGCCTGCGCCAGTACAAGTCCGTCGCAGAACTGCCGAAAGTACGTGGCGGTCTGGGCGTGTCTATCGTCTCCACCAACAAAGGTGTGATGACTGATCGCGCTGCGCGCGCTGCCGGTGTCGGCGGCGAAGTTCTGTGCACAGTGTTCTAA
- the tuf gene encoding elongation factor Tu, with amino-acid sequence MAKEKFDRSLPHVNVGTIGHVDHGKTTLTAALTRVCSEVFGSAVVEFDKIDSAPEEKARGITINTAHVEYNSNIRHYAHVDCPGHADYVKNMITGAAQMDGAILVCSAADGPMPQTREHILLSRQVGVPYIVVFLNKADLVDDAELLELVEMEVRDLLSTYDFPGDDTPIIIGSARMALEGKDDNEMGTTAVKKLVETLDAYIPEPVRAVDQPFLMPIEDVFSISGRGTVVTGRIERGIVRVQDPLEIVGLRDTTTTTCTGVEMFRKLLDEGRAGENCGVLLRGTKRDDVERGQVLVKPGSVKPHTKFTAEVYVLSKEEGGRHTPFFKGYRPQFYFRTTDVTGNCELPEGVEMVMPGDNIQMTVTLIKTIAMEDGLRFAIREGGRTVGAGVVAKIIE; translated from the coding sequence GTGGCTAAAGAAAAATTTGATCGTTCCCTTCCCCACGTTAACGTCGGCACCATCGGCCACGTTGACCACGGTAAGACCACTCTGACCGCAGCTCTGACTCGCGTCTGCTCCGAAGTTTTCGGTTCGGCAGTCGTTGAGTTCGACAAGATCGACTCGGCTCCGGAAGAAAAAGCGCGCGGTATCACCATCAACACCGCTCACGTCGAGTACAACTCGAACATTCGTCACTACGCTCACGTTGACTGCCCAGGTCACGCTGACTACGTGAAGAACATGATCACCGGTGCTGCCCAGATGGACGGCGCGATCCTGGTTTGCTCGGCCGCCGATGGTCCGATGCCACAAACCCGTGAGCACATCCTGCTGTCCCGTCAGGTAGGCGTTCCTTACATCGTGGTCTTCCTGAACAAGGCTGACCTGGTAGACGACGCCGAGCTGCTGGAGCTGGTCGAGATGGAAGTTCGCGACCTGCTGTCCACCTACGACTTCCCAGGCGACGATACCCCGATCATCATCGGTTCGGCTCGTATGGCCCTGGAAGGCAAAGACGACAACGAAATGGGTACTACCGCTGTCAAGAAGCTGGTAGAAACTCTGGATGCCTACATCCCTGAGCCTGTTCGTGCCGTTGACCAGCCGTTCCTGATGCCGATCGAAGACGTATTCTCGATCTCGGGTCGTGGTACCGTTGTTACCGGTCGTATCGAGCGTGGTATCGTCCGCGTTCAGGATCCGCTGGAAATCGTTGGTCTGCGTGACACCACCACCACCACCTGCACCGGTGTTGAGATGTTCCGCAAGCTGCTGGACGAAGGTCGTGCTGGCGAGAACTGCGGCGTTCTGCTGCGTGGTACCAAGCGTGACGACGTTGAGCGTGGCCAGGTTCTGGTCAAGCCAGGTTCGGTCAAGCCGCACACCAAGTTCACCGCAGAAGTCTACGTTCTGTCGAAGGAAGAAGGCGGTCGTCACACTCCGTTCTTCAAAGGCTACCGTCCTCAGTTCTACTTCCGTACCACTGACGTGACCGGTAACTGCGAACTGCCGGAAGGCGTTGAAATGGTAATGCCAGGTGACAACATTCAGATGACTGTCACCCTGATCAAGACCATCGCAATGGAAGACGGTCTGCGCTTCGCTATCCGTGAAGGCGGTCGTACCGTCGGCGCCGGCGTCGTAGCAAAAATCATCGAGTAA
- the rplP gene encoding 50S ribosomal protein L16 has product MLQPKRTKFRKQMTGHNRGLALRGSKVSFGEFALKAVARGRLTARQIESARRALTRHVKRGGKIWIRVFPDKPISKKPLEVRMGKGKGSVEYWVAQIQPGKVLYEIEGVSEELAREAFALAAAKLPLATSFVKRTVM; this is encoded by the coding sequence ATGTTGCAACCAAAGCGTACAAAATTCCGCAAGCAGATGACTGGCCACAACCGTGGTCTGGCACTGCGCGGTAGCAAAGTCAGCTTCGGCGAATTCGCCCTGAAAGCTGTTGCTCGCGGTCGCCTCACCGCTCGCCAGATCGAGTCCGCACGTCGTGCGCTGACCCGTCACGTAAAACGTGGCGGTAAGATCTGGATCCGTGTGTTCCCGGACAAGCCGATCTCCAAGAAGCCTCTCGAGGTTCGTATGGGTAAAGGTAAGGGTTCCGTGGAATACTGGGTTGCCCAGATTCAGCCAGGCAAAGTCCTGTATGAAATCGAGGGTGTTTCTGAAGAGCTGGCGCGCGAAGCTTTCGCCCTGGCTGCTGCAAAGCTGCCTCTCGCCACCTCCTTTGTTAAGCGGACGGTGATGTGA
- the rplC gene encoding 50S ribosomal protein L3: MTIGVIGRKCGMTRIFTEEGVSIPVTVIEIEPNRVTQFKTEETDGYRAVQVTVGERRASRVTAAQAGHFAKANVAAGRGVWEFRLEEGDFQAGDLIKAELFTAGQLVDVTGQSKGKGFAGTIKRWNFRGQDNTHGNSVSHRVPGSIGQCQTPGRVFKGKKMSGHMGAERVTVQSLEVVRVDAERNLLLVKGAVPGATGGDVVVRPAVKARG; the protein is encoded by the coding sequence ATGACTATTGGTGTAATCGGTCGCAAGTGCGGTATGACCCGCATTTTCACCGAAGAAGGTGTCTCCATTCCGGTCACGGTCATCGAGATCGAGCCGAATCGCGTCACCCAGTTCAAAACTGAAGAAACCGATGGCTACCGTGCAGTGCAAGTCACTGTCGGCGAGCGTCGTGCTTCGCGCGTGACTGCCGCTCAGGCAGGCCACTTCGCCAAGGCCAACGTTGCCGCTGGTCGCGGTGTCTGGGAGTTCCGTCTTGAAGAAGGCGATTTCCAGGCTGGCGATCTGATCAAAGCTGAACTCTTCACTGCAGGCCAGCTGGTAGACGTTACTGGTCAGTCCAAAGGTAAAGGCTTCGCCGGTACCATCAAGCGCTGGAACTTCCGTGGCCAGGACAACACCCACGGTAACTCCGTGTCGCACCGTGTCCCAGGTTCCATCGGCCAGTGCCAGACTCCTGGTCGTGTGTTCAAGGGCAAGAAAATGTCCGGTCACATGGGCGCCGAGCGCGTGACTGTTCAGTCCCTGGAAGTAGTTCGCGTAGACGCTGAACGCAACCTGCTGCTGGTCAAGGGTGCCGTTCCAGGCGCTACTGGCGGCGACGTGGTTGTACGTCCAGCTGTCAAGGCTCGCGGTTAA
- the rplD gene encoding 50S ribosomal protein L4: protein MQLNVNDAQAIEVSELTFGGEFNETLVHQAVVAYMAGGRQGTKQQKTRSDVAGGGKRPWRQKGTGRARAGTTRGPIWRGGGVTFAARPQDHSQKLNKKMYRAALRSILAELVRSDRLVVVQDFAVEAPKTKDLLNKLNGMGLNDVLIVSDAVDQNLYLAARNLPHVDVRDVQGSDPVSLIAYEKVLITVSAVKKFEELLG from the coding sequence ATGCAACTCAATGTAAATGACGCTCAGGCGATCGAAGTTTCCGAACTGACTTTCGGTGGCGAATTCAACGAGACGCTGGTACACCAAGCAGTCGTGGCCTACATGGCCGGCGGCCGTCAGGGCACCAAGCAGCAGAAGACCCGTTCCGACGTGGCTGGTGGCGGTAAGCGCCCATGGCGTCAGAAGGGTACTGGCCGTGCTCGTGCTGGTACCACTCGTGGTCCGATCTGGCGTGGCGGTGGTGTAACCTTCGCAGCTCGCCCTCAAGATCACTCGCAGAAGCTCAACAAGAAGATGTACCGCGCAGCCCTGCGCTCCATCCTCGCTGAGCTGGTGCGTAGCGACCGTCTGGTCGTGGTTCAGGACTTCGCTGTTGAAGCACCGAAAACCAAAGATCTGCTGAACAAGCTGAACGGCATGGGTCTGAACGACGTACTGATCGTTTCCGACGCTGTTGATCAGAACCTGTACCTGGCTGCTCGCAACCTGCCGCACGTTGACGTACGTGACGTACAAGGTTCCGACCCGGTCAGTCTGATCGCATACGAGAAAGTGTTGATCACTGTCTCGGCCGTGAAGAAATTCGAGGAGCTGCTGGGATGA
- the rpsC gene encoding 30S ribosomal protein S3, with protein sequence MGQKVHPTGIRLGIVKEHTSVWYADGATYADYLLKDLKTREYLQDKLKSASVSRIDIHRPAQTARITIHTARPGIVIGKKGEDVEKLRQDLTKQMGVPVHINIEEIRKPELDAMLVAQSVAQQLERRVMFRRAMKRAVQNAMRIGAKGIKIQVSGRLGGAEIARTEWYREGRVPLHTLRADIDYNTYEAHTTYGVIGVKVWIFKGEVIGGRQEELKPQAPAPRKKAAK encoded by the coding sequence ATGGGTCAGAAAGTACATCCCACTGGCATTCGCCTGGGAATCGTCAAGGAGCACACCTCCGTCTGGTACGCAGACGGTGCTACTTACGCAGATTACCTGTTGAAGGATCTGAAAACGCGTGAGTACCTCCAAGACAAACTAAAAAGCGCGTCCGTAAGCCGTATCGATATTCATCGTCCGGCTCAAACTGCACGCATCACCATCCACACCGCTCGTCCCGGTATCGTTATCGGTAAGAAAGGTGAAGATGTCGAGAAGCTGCGTCAGGACCTGACCAAGCAGATGGGTGTGCCTGTGCACATCAACATCGAAGAGATCCGCAAGCCGGAACTCGACGCTATGCTGGTTGCGCAGAGCGTAGCTCAGCAGCTGGAGCGCCGCGTAATGTTCCGTCGCGCCATGAAGCGCGCCGTACAGAACGCCATGCGTATTGGTGCCAAGGGCATCAAGATCCAGGTGAGCGGTCGTCTCGGCGGTGCTGAGATTGCTCGTACCGAGTGGTATCGCGAAGGTCGTGTGCCTCTGCACACCCTGCGTGCCGATATCGACTACAACACCTACGAAGCTCACACCACTTACGGTGTGATCGGTGTGAAGGTTTGGATCTTCAAAGGCGAAGTTATTGGTGGTCGCCAAGAAGAACTGAAACCACAAGCACCAGCGCCTCGTAAAAAAGCTGCTAAGTAA
- the rpsS gene encoding 30S ribosomal protein S19: MPRSLKKGPFIDLHLLKKVEVAVEKNDRKPVKTWSRRSMILPQMVGLTIAVHNGRQHVPVLVNEDMVGHKLGEFAGTRTYRGHVADKKAKR; encoded by the coding sequence GTGCCACGTTCTCTGAAAAAAGGTCCTTTTATCGATCTTCACCTGCTGAAGAAGGTCGAAGTGGCGGTGGAGAAGAACGATCGCAAGCCAGTTAAAACCTGGTCGCGCCGTTCGATGATCCTGCCACAAATGGTCGGTCTGACCATCGCGGTACACAACGGTCGTCAACATGTCCCAGTTCTGGTGAACGAAGACATGGTCGGCCACAAACTGGGCGAGTTCGCCGGTACCCGCACCTATCGCGGGCACGTGGCTGACAAGAAAGCCAAGCGTTAA
- the rpmC gene encoding 50S ribosomal protein L29 translates to MKANELREKSAQQLNEQLLGLLRDQFNLRMQKATGQLGQSHLLSQVKRDIARVKTVLNQQAGK, encoded by the coding sequence ATGAAAGCGAATGAACTTCGTGAAAAATCGGCACAGCAACTGAATGAGCAACTGCTCGGCTTGCTGCGCGACCAGTTCAATCTGCGTATGCAGAAAGCAACTGGCCAGTTGGGGCAGTCGCACCTGCTCTCGCAAGTTAAGCGTGACATCGCTCGCGTGAAAACTGTGCTCAACCAGCAGGCAGGTAAGTGA
- the rpsQ gene encoding 30S ribosomal protein S17, whose translation MAEAEKTVRTLTGRVVSDKMDKTITVLIERRVKHPIYGKYVKRSTKLHAHDEANQCKIGDKVSIRETRPLAKTKSWALVEVLERAVEV comes from the coding sequence ATGGCTGAAGCTGAAAAAACCGTCCGTACGCTGACTGGCCGTGTCGTCAGCGACAAAATGGACAAGACCATCACCGTTCTGATCGAGCGTCGCGTAAAGCACCCGATCTACGGTAAATACGTTAAGCGTTCGACTAAGCTGCACGCGCACGACGAAGCCAACCAGTGCAAGATCGGCGACAAGGTTTCCATCCGTGAAACCCGTCCGCTGGCCAAGACCAAGTCCTGGGCACTGGTTGAAGTCCTCGAACGCGCTGTTGAAGTCTAA
- the rplE gene encoding 50S ribosomal protein L5 — protein MARLKEIYRNEIAPKLKEELKLSNVMEVPRVTKITLNMGLGEAIGDKKVIEHAVADLEKITGQKPVVTFARKSIAGFKVREGWPIGVKVTLRRDKMYEFLDRLLAISLPRVRDFRGLNAKSFDGRGNYSMGVKEQIIFPEIDYDKIDALRGLDITLTTTARSDDEGRALLRAFKFPFRN, from the coding sequence ATGGCACGACTGAAAGAGATTTACCGGAACGAAATCGCTCCTAAGCTTAAGGAAGAACTTAAGCTGTCGAACGTGATGGAAGTTCCGCGCGTTACCAAGATCACCCTGAACATGGGTCTGGGCGAAGCGATCGGCGACAAGAAAGTCATCGAGCACGCTGTTGCCGACCTGGAAAAGATCACCGGTCAAAAGCCGGTCGTGACTTTCGCTCGTAAATCCATCGCGGGCTTCAAAGTCCGTGAAGGCTGGCCGATCGGTGTCAAGGTGACCCTGCGTCGCGACAAGATGTACGAATTCCTGGACCGCCTGCTGGCGATCTCCCTGCCTCGGGTTCGCGACTTCCGCGGCCTGAATGCCAAGTCCTTCGATGGCCGTGGCAACTACAGCATGGGCGTGAAAGAGCAGATCATCTTCCCGGAAATCGACTACGACAAGATCGATGCTCTGCGCGGTTTGGACATCACCCTGACCACCACTGCTCGTTCGGACGACGAAGGCCGCGCTCTGCTGCGTGCTTTCAAGTTCCCGTTCCGCAACTGA
- the rplV gene encoding 50S ribosomal protein L22, whose amino-acid sequence MEVAAKLSGARISAQKARLVADQIRGKKVGEALNLLAFSSKKAAEIMKKVLESAVANAEHNEGADVDDLKVSTVFVNEGRSLKRIMPRAKGRADRIVKRSCHITVKVADK is encoded by the coding sequence ATGGAAGTAGCCGCTAAGTTGTCGGGCGCTCGCATCTCCGCCCAGAAAGCCCGCTTGGTCGCCGACCAGATCCGCGGGAAGAAGGTGGGCGAAGCGCTCAACCTGTTGGCCTTCAGCAGCAAAAAAGCCGCTGAAATCATGAAGAAAGTCCTCGAGTCGGCCGTTGCCAACGCCGAACACAACGAAGGCGCAGACGTTGATGACCTGAAGGTCTCCACCGTCTTCGTCAACGAAGGGCGTTCGCTGAAGCGCATCATGCCACGTGCCAAAGGCCGTGCTGATCGCATCGTCAAGCGGTCTTGCCATATCACTGTCAAGGTTGCGGACAAGTAA
- the rplW gene encoding 50S ribosomal protein L23, translating to MNQERVFKVLLGPHVSEKATVLAEKKGQFVFKVATDATKLEIKKAVEGLFNVKVENVSTVNVLGKTKRTARGLGKRNDWKKAIVSLQPGQDLDFSSSAE from the coding sequence ATGAACCAGGAACGCGTATTCAAAGTCCTCCTTGGCCCGCACGTTTCCGAGAAGGCTACCGTTCTGGCTGAGAAAAAAGGCCAGTTCGTATTCAAGGTTGCTACCGATGCAACCAAGCTGGAAATCAAGAAAGCTGTCGAAGGCCTGTTCAATGTAAAAGTTGAAAACGTGTCGACTGTTAACGTTCTGGGTAAAACCAAGCGTACCGCACGTGGTCTGGGCAAGCGTAATGACTGGAAGAAGGCGATCGTCTCCCTTCAGCCAGGCCAAGATCTCGATTTCAGCAGCAGTGCTGAGTAA
- the rplB gene encoding 50S ribosomal protein L2, with the protein MAIVKCKPTSPGRRFVVKVVNQELHKGAPHAPLIEKKSKSGGRNNNGRITTRHVGGGHKQHYRLVDFRRNDKDGIPATVERIEYDPNRTAHIALLCYADGERRYIIAPKGVSAGDQLIAGALAPIKAGNSLQLRNIPVGSTIHGIELKPGKGAQIARSAGASAQLIAREGVYVTLRLRSGEMRKVLAECRATLGEVSNSEHSLRSLGKAGAKRWRGVRPTVRGVAMNPVDHPHGGGEGRTSGGRHPVSPWGFPTKGAKTRGNKRTDNMIVRRRK; encoded by the coding sequence ATGGCAATCGTTAAATGCAAACCGACTTCCCCTGGCCGCCGTTTCGTGGTCAAGGTGGTCAACCAGGAGCTGCACAAAGGCGCTCCTCACGCACCGCTGATCGAGAAAAAATCGAAGTCTGGTGGTCGTAACAACAATGGCCGCATCACCACTCGTCACGTTGGTGGTGGTCATAAGCAGCATTACCGTCTGGTCGACTTCCGTCGCAACGACAAAGATGGCATTCCAGCCACTGTCGAGCGTATCGAATACGACCCGAACCGTACTGCTCACATCGCCCTGCTGTGCTACGCAGACGGTGAGCGTCGCTACATCATCGCCCCTAAAGGCGTGAGCGCTGGTGACCAGCTGATCGCAGGTGCCCTGGCCCCAATCAAGGCCGGTAACTCCCTGCAGCTGCGCAATATCCCAGTAGGTAGCACCATTCACGGCATCGAACTGAAGCCGGGTAAAGGTGCTCAGATCGCTCGTTCCGCTGGTGCTTCGGCTCAGCTGATCGCTCGTGAAGGCGTCTACGTGACTCTGCGTCTGCGTTCCGGTGAGATGCGTAAAGTACTGGCTGAGTGCCGTGCGACCCTGGGCGAAGTCTCGAACTCCGAGCACAGCCTGCGTTCGCTGGGTAAAGCTGGTGCCAAACGCTGGCGCGGCGTTCGCCCAACCGTTCGTGGTGTTGCCATGAACCCGGTTGACCACCCACATGGTGGTGGTGAAGGTCGTACCTCCGGTGGTCGTCATCCGGTATCGCCATGGGGCTTCCCAACCAAGGGTGCGAAGACCCGTGGTAATAAGCGTACCGACAACATGATCGTCCGTCGTCGCAAGTAA